Proteins encoded in a region of the Solanum dulcamara chromosome 9, daSolDulc1.2, whole genome shotgun sequence genome:
- the LOC129903484 gene encoding COP9 signalosome complex subunit 2 isoform X2 codes for MGSDMEDYGFEYSDEEPEEQDVDIENQYYNSKGLVETDPEAALEGFAEVVRMEPEKADWGFKALKQTVKLYYKLGKYKEMMDAYREMLTYIKSAVTRNYSEKCINNIMDFVSGSASQNFNLLQEFYQTTLKALEEAKNERLWFKTNLKLCKIWFDIGEYGRMSKILKELHKSCKKEDGTDDQKKGTQLLEVYAIEIQMYTETKNNKKLKELYNKALSVKSAIPHPRIMGIIRECGGKMHMAERQWAEAATDFFEAFKNYDEAGNQRRIQCLKYLVLANMLMESEVNPFDGQEAKPYKNDPEILAMTNLIAAYQRNEILEFEKILKSNRRTIMDDPFIRNYIEDLLRNVRTQVLLKIIKPYTRIRIPFISKELNVPEKDVEELLVSLILDNRIHGHIDQVNRLLECADRSKGMKKYTAIDKWNTQLKSLYQTVGNRVC; via the exons ATGGGCTCTG ATATGGAGGACTATGGATTCGAGTATTCCGACGAGGAGCCTGAAGAGCAGGACGTTGACATCGAGAATCAATACTACAACTCCAAAG GCTTGGTTGAAACAGACCCAGAGGCAGCACTTGAGGGTTTTGCTGAAGTAGTTCGTATGGAACCTGAGAAGGCTGATTG GGGATTTAAAGCCTTAAAGCAAACTGTTAAGCTTTACTATAAGTTAGGGAAGTACAAGGAGATGATGGATGCTTACAGAGAAATGTTAACCTACATTAAGTCAGCAgtcacaagaaattatagtgaaAAGTGTATCAACAATATCATGGATTTCGTCTCAGGATCAGCTAGTCAGAACTTCAATCTTCTACAAGAGTTCTACCAGACAACCTTGAAAGCCCTTGAAGAGGCAAAAAACGAG AGGTTGTGGTTCAAGACAAATCTAAAACTTTGCAAAATTTGGTTTGACATTGGGGAGTATGGACGAATGAGTAAG ATTTTGAAAGAACTCCACAAATCTTGTAAAAAAGAAGATGGTACTGATGACCAGAAGAAAGGTACACAATTGTTGGAGGTATATGCAATAGAGATCCAAATGTACACGGAGacgaaaaataacaaaaaactgAAG GAACTATACAATAAAGCACTTTCAGTCAAGTCAGCAATCCCTCACCCAAGAATAATGGGAATAATTCGTGAATGTGGAGGGAAAATGCATATGGCAGAGCGGCAGTGGGCAGAGGCAGCTACAGACTTCTTTGAAGCTTTCAAGAACTATGATGAAGCTGGGAATCAGAGGCGCATCCAGTGTCTAAA GTACTTGGTTCTGGCAAATATGCTGATGGAGTCTGAGGTTAACCCTTTTGATGGCCAAGAAGCAAAACC GTACAAAAATGACCCTGAGATCCTGGCAATGACTAACCTTATAGCAGCATATCAACGAAATGAGATCTTAGAGTTTGAGAAAATTCTTAAG AGTAATAGAAGAACAATAATGGATGATCCCTTCATCAGAAATTACATTGAAGATCTTTTAAGAAATGTCAGAACCCAAGTGCTACTGAAGATCATTAAGCCTTACACAAGAATCCGGATTCCCTTCATTTCCAAG GAGCTTAATGTGCCAGAAAAAGACGTTGAGGAGTTGTTGGTCTCACTCATCTTGGACAACCGTATCCATGGGCACATTGATCAAGTGAACCGGTTGCTAGAGTGTGCAGATAG GTCGAAAGGAATGAAAAAATACACTGCCATTGATAAATGGAACACACAACTTAAGTCTTTGTACCAAACTGTTGGCAACAGGGTATGTTGA
- the LOC129903484 gene encoding COP9 signalosome complex subunit 2 isoform X1, translating to MGSDADMEDYGFEYSDEEPEEQDVDIENQYYNSKGLVETDPEAALEGFAEVVRMEPEKADWGFKALKQTVKLYYKLGKYKEMMDAYREMLTYIKSAVTRNYSEKCINNIMDFVSGSASQNFNLLQEFYQTTLKALEEAKNERLWFKTNLKLCKIWFDIGEYGRMSKILKELHKSCKKEDGTDDQKKGTQLLEVYAIEIQMYTETKNNKKLKELYNKALSVKSAIPHPRIMGIIRECGGKMHMAERQWAEAATDFFEAFKNYDEAGNQRRIQCLKYLVLANMLMESEVNPFDGQEAKPYKNDPEILAMTNLIAAYQRNEILEFEKILKSNRRTIMDDPFIRNYIEDLLRNVRTQVLLKIIKPYTRIRIPFISKELNVPEKDVEELLVSLILDNRIHGHIDQVNRLLECADRSKGMKKYTAIDKWNTQLKSLYQTVGNRVC from the exons ATGGGCTCTG atgcAGATATGGAGGACTATGGATTCGAGTATTCCGACGAGGAGCCTGAAGAGCAGGACGTTGACATCGAGAATCAATACTACAACTCCAAAG GCTTGGTTGAAACAGACCCAGAGGCAGCACTTGAGGGTTTTGCTGAAGTAGTTCGTATGGAACCTGAGAAGGCTGATTG GGGATTTAAAGCCTTAAAGCAAACTGTTAAGCTTTACTATAAGTTAGGGAAGTACAAGGAGATGATGGATGCTTACAGAGAAATGTTAACCTACATTAAGTCAGCAgtcacaagaaattatagtgaaAAGTGTATCAACAATATCATGGATTTCGTCTCAGGATCAGCTAGTCAGAACTTCAATCTTCTACAAGAGTTCTACCAGACAACCTTGAAAGCCCTTGAAGAGGCAAAAAACGAG AGGTTGTGGTTCAAGACAAATCTAAAACTTTGCAAAATTTGGTTTGACATTGGGGAGTATGGACGAATGAGTAAG ATTTTGAAAGAACTCCACAAATCTTGTAAAAAAGAAGATGGTACTGATGACCAGAAGAAAGGTACACAATTGTTGGAGGTATATGCAATAGAGATCCAAATGTACACGGAGacgaaaaataacaaaaaactgAAG GAACTATACAATAAAGCACTTTCAGTCAAGTCAGCAATCCCTCACCCAAGAATAATGGGAATAATTCGTGAATGTGGAGGGAAAATGCATATGGCAGAGCGGCAGTGGGCAGAGGCAGCTACAGACTTCTTTGAAGCTTTCAAGAACTATGATGAAGCTGGGAATCAGAGGCGCATCCAGTGTCTAAA GTACTTGGTTCTGGCAAATATGCTGATGGAGTCTGAGGTTAACCCTTTTGATGGCCAAGAAGCAAAACC GTACAAAAATGACCCTGAGATCCTGGCAATGACTAACCTTATAGCAGCATATCAACGAAATGAGATCTTAGAGTTTGAGAAAATTCTTAAG AGTAATAGAAGAACAATAATGGATGATCCCTTCATCAGAAATTACATTGAAGATCTTTTAAGAAATGTCAGAACCCAAGTGCTACTGAAGATCATTAAGCCTTACACAAGAATCCGGATTCCCTTCATTTCCAAG GAGCTTAATGTGCCAGAAAAAGACGTTGAGGAGTTGTTGGTCTCACTCATCTTGGACAACCGTATCCATGGGCACATTGATCAAGTGAACCGGTTGCTAGAGTGTGCAGATAG GTCGAAAGGAATGAAAAAATACACTGCCATTGATAAATGGAACACACAACTTAAGTCTTTGTACCAAACTGTTGGCAACAGGGTATGTTGA